A window from Malacoplasma iowae encodes these proteins:
- the pip gene encoding prolyl aminopeptidase, whose translation MNYMIEDFYLKVDDIHHIYCWTAGNKNGIPVLYVHGGPGGNTSKDSLKYFDLNKFYVILFDQRGCGKSHPRFCIENNTTNDLVLDIEMLRKHLNIDKWIIFGGSWGSTLSLVYAINYPETVKGLILRGVFLGEKNDWNWLLDSGASYYYPEYYKKFISFNNLFNSNNTISNYYKLLTSDEFESIKYFAARSWAEWEAIMLNLKPNFKEIDNMSDEECYQIALMECHYAINNSFLNWNDFIINNVYKIKDIKTFIVHGRYDLICRPSEAYKLFYCMNNASIKFTCAGHSGFEYETKKELTIALNWFVNNSDNNL comes from the coding sequence ATGAATTATATGATTGAAGATTTTTATTTAAAAGTAGATGATATACATCACATCTATTGTTGAACAGCAGGAAATAAAAATGGTATTCCTGTTTTATATGTTCATGGTGGCCCTGGTGGAAATACATCAAAAGATAGTTTGAAATATTTTGATTTAAATAAATTTTATGTTATTTTATTTGATCAAAGAGGATGTGGAAAAAGTCATCCAAGATTTTGTATTGAAAACAACACCACAAACGATCTTGTATTAGATATTGAAATGTTAAGAAAACATTTAAACATTGATAAATGAATTATATTTGGAGGAAGTTGAGGAAGCACATTATCTCTAGTATATGCTATTAACTATCCAGAAACAGTTAAAGGACTTATTTTAAGAGGCGTTTTTTTAGGTGAAAAAAACGATTGAAACTGATTGTTAGATAGTGGTGCATCTTATTATTACCCAGAATATTATAAAAAATTCATATCTTTTAATAATTTGTTTAATTCTAATAATACAATTTCAAATTATTATAAGTTATTAACTAGTGATGAATTTGAATCAATTAAGTATTTTGCAGCAAGATCATGAGCAGAATGAGAAGCCATTATGTTAAATTTAAAACCTAATTTTAAAGAAATTGATAATATGTCAGATGAAGAATGTTATCAAATAGCTTTAATGGAATGTCATTATGCAATTAACAATTCTTTTTTAAATTGAAATGATTTTATTATTAATAATGTATATAAAATAAAAGATATTAAAACATTTATAGTTCACGGAAGATATGATTTAATATGTAGGCCAAGTGAAGCTTATAAATTATTTTATTGTATGAATAATGCATCGATTAAATTTACATGTGCTGGACATTCTGGATTTGAGTATGAAACTAAAAAAGAATTAACAATCGCATTGAATTGATTTGTTAATAATTCTGATAATAATTTATAA